A window of Lacibacter sediminis contains these coding sequences:
- a CDS encoding DoxX family protein, which produces MKHYHIVSRIAIYLLSVILIAFGIFHYKNPYDLLIYVPDGLPGGVIWVYIVGTAFILAGISFLTNKFVKIAGYLLAGMLIFFVLTIHFPNSMNAGAPEMRQMALINLLKDTAIAAFALHVAAGAYKQHLHFDHND; this is translated from the coding sequence ATGAAACATTACCACATCGTCTCACGCATTGCCATCTATTTACTTTCCGTAATATTGATTGCATTTGGCATTTTTCATTACAAGAATCCGTACGATTTACTGATATACGTTCCCGATGGTTTACCCGGTGGAGTAATCTGGGTTTATATTGTGGGCACAGCCTTCATTTTAGCAGGCATTTCCTTCCTCACAAACAAATTTGTGAAGATTGCCGGTTATCTGCTGGCAGGTATGTTGATCTTTTTTGTATTAACCATCCACTTCCCGAATTCGATGAATGCAGGTGCACCTGAAATGCGGCAAATGGCCCTCATCAATTTATTAAAGGATACAGCTATTGCAGCGTTTGCGTTGCATGTTGCTGCCGGTGCATACAAACAGCATCTGCATTTTGATCATAACGATTAA
- a CDS encoding ABC transporter ATP-binding protein: MIKPLLDITNLEVNFKTEEGLVKAIHGISFSVGKGETVAVVGESGSGKSVTALSALQLIPQPPASYPNGNINFTKKDGSVIDLLKASAKEMQGIRGNEIAMIFQEPMTSLNPVFTCGMQVMEAIQLHQKVNKEEASKRTLQLFEKVKLPNPASMLSRYPHQLSGGQKQRVMIAMAMSCNPSLLIADEPTTALDVTVQNTILQLIKELQQETGMGVLFITHDLGVVHDIADKIVVMYKGQIVEQGSVRDIFDNPQHPYTKALLACRPALHSKGKKLPVVSDFLEVENEKWKVENENPNPNIQIPNHKSPTPLLQIQNLNVWFPEQKKLFGKSSSYIKAVNNVSFDVYNGETLGLVGESGCGKTTLGRALLRLVDTTSGSILLNGENILSKSSAAFKQQRKDLQIVFQDPYSSLNPRISIGDAIAEPMLVHQLKPNQKKAKEKVMELLEKVNLTPDHFNRYPHEFSGGQRQRIVIARALALHPSFIVWDESVSALDVSVQAQVLNLLNDLKQEFNFTSIFISHDLSVVRYICDRIVVMNKGQIEEMGNAEEIYFSPKTAYTRQLLDAIPGRTAQVS; this comes from the coding sequence ATGATAAAACCACTGCTTGATATCACGAATCTTGAAGTAAACTTCAAAACAGAAGAAGGCTTGGTGAAAGCCATTCATGGTATTTCATTCAGTGTTGGCAAAGGAGAAACTGTTGCTGTGGTGGGCGAAAGCGGATCTGGAAAATCTGTTACTGCACTATCTGCATTGCAATTAATTCCGCAACCTCCGGCTTCTTATCCCAACGGCAATATCAATTTCACCAAAAAAGACGGTTCTGTTATTGATTTGCTTAAAGCTTCAGCAAAAGAAATGCAAGGTATTCGTGGTAATGAAATTGCCATGATCTTCCAGGAACCAATGACATCACTAAACCCCGTTTTCACCTGTGGAATGCAGGTTATGGAAGCCATACAACTGCATCAAAAAGTAAACAAAGAAGAAGCATCAAAGCGAACATTGCAATTATTTGAAAAAGTAAAGCTGCCGAACCCGGCATCTATGCTTAGCCGTTATCCACATCAGCTAAGCGGTGGACAAAAGCAACGGGTAATGATCGCTATGGCCATGAGTTGCAATCCATCACTATTAATTGCTGACGAACCAACTACAGCATTGGATGTGACAGTACAAAACACCATTCTCCAACTCATAAAAGAATTGCAACAGGAAACAGGGATGGGTGTTTTGTTTATTACGCATGATCTTGGTGTTGTACATGACATTGCAGATAAGATTGTAGTGATGTATAAAGGACAAATTGTTGAACAAGGTTCGGTACGAGATATTTTCGACAATCCTCAACATCCCTATACAAAAGCATTGCTTGCTTGCAGACCTGCACTACATTCAAAAGGAAAAAAATTGCCGGTGGTGAGTGATTTCTTAGAAGTAGAAAATGAAAAGTGGAAGGTGGAAAATGAAAACCCAAATCCCAATATCCAAATTCCAAACCACAAATCCCCAACACCGCTTCTTCAAATTCAAAACCTCAACGTTTGGTTTCCTGAGCAAAAGAAACTGTTTGGAAAATCTTCTTCTTACATCAAAGCAGTGAACAATGTAAGTTTTGATGTTTACAATGGTGAAACTTTAGGGCTTGTGGGTGAAAGTGGTTGTGGCAAAACAACATTGGGCCGTGCATTGCTTCGTTTGGTTGATACAACATCGGGTAGTATTTTGTTGAATGGTGAAAATATACTGAGCAAATCATCTGCGGCATTCAAACAACAACGCAAAGATCTGCAGATCGTTTTCCAGGATCCATACTCATCATTGAATCCACGTATCAGCATCGGTGATGCTATTGCCGAGCCGATGCTGGTGCATCAACTCAAACCCAACCAAAAAAAGGCAAAAGAAAAAGTGATGGAGCTGCTGGAGAAAGTAAATCTAACTCCAGATCATTTCAATCGTTATCCGCATGAGTTCAGTGGCGGACAACGGCAACGGATTGTAATAGCAAGGGCATTGGCGTTGCATCCCTCGTTTATAGTATGGGATGAATCTGTCTCGGCTCTTGATGTAAGTGTTCAGGCCCAGGTACTCAACCTGCTAAACGATCTGAAACAGGAATTCAACTTCACCTCTATCTTCATTTCACATGATCTTTCGGTGGTGCGTTATATCTGCGACCGTATTGTTGTGATGAATAAAGGCCAAATTGAGGAAATGGGCAACGCAGAAGAGATCTATTTCAGCCCCAAAACTGCCTACACACGTCAATTACTGGATGCTATTCCCGGGCGAACAGCACAGGTTAGTTAA
- a CDS encoding acyl-CoA reductase, translated as MNLQQRLEILHQLRQYISEQPIEWQNACRQAEQLNNWFTQRFIQTAAEAVANNFLNNDLLRDWADHYHLDDNVTPKTVGIVMAGNIPLVGFHDFLCAFVSGHKQVCKLSSKDDVLLKHLVTKMTEWNPAVAERVQFNSMLKDCDAYIATGSDNSARYFDYYFGRYPSIIRKNRTSVGILTGSETENELSLLADDVMQYFGLGCRNITKLYVPNGYDFVPLLNALRKYSWMFDHHKYRNNYDYQLAIYLMNNIYYMTNDCVVLIENEQVFSPIGTLHYSYYEQQADVINSLKGNEQVQAIVGNDLIPFGQAQQPGLMDYADGVDVMAFLLGL; from the coding sequence ATGAATTTACAACAAAGACTGGAAATTTTACACCAACTAAGGCAATATATTTCTGAACAACCCATCGAATGGCAAAATGCCTGCAGACAGGCTGAACAACTAAACAATTGGTTTACACAAAGATTTATACAAACAGCAGCAGAAGCTGTTGCCAACAATTTTTTAAACAATGATCTATTACGTGATTGGGCTGATCACTATCATCTCGATGACAACGTTACTCCCAAGACTGTTGGCATTGTAATGGCCGGAAATATTCCGCTTGTTGGCTTTCACGATTTTCTTTGTGCTTTTGTGAGTGGACATAAACAAGTATGTAAACTCTCATCGAAAGACGATGTGCTGCTGAAACATCTTGTAACAAAGATGACAGAGTGGAATCCTGCTGTAGCAGAACGTGTTCAATTCAACAGTATGTTGAAAGATTGCGATGCATACATTGCAACAGGCAGCGATAACAGTGCCCGTTATTTTGATTATTACTTTGGGCGCTATCCTTCCATCATAAGAAAAAACAGAACTTCGGTAGGTATATTAACAGGCAGTGAAACGGAAAATGAATTGTCGTTGTTAGCGGATGATGTAATGCAATATTTCGGTTTGGGTTGCCGCAACATTACCAAGTTATACGTACCAAACGGTTACGATTTTGTACCACTGTTAAATGCACTCAGGAAATACAGCTGGATGTTTGATCATCATAAGTATCGCAACAATTACGATTACCAGTTGGCGATCTACCTCATGAATAATATTTACTACATGACCAATGATTGTGTTGTGTTGATCGAGAACGAACAGGTCTTCTCACCTATTGGCACGCTACATTACAGCTACTATGAGCAACAAGCCGATGTGATCAATAGCCTTAAAGGAAATGAACAGGTACAGGCAATTGTTGGCAATGATCTTATTCCGTTTGGCCAGGCACAGCAACCGGGACTGATGGACTATGCAGACGGAGTTGATGTGATGGCTTTTTTACTGGGATTGTGA
- a CDS encoding D-alanine--D-alanine ligase, protein MNQPLNIALVTGGYSGEAVISYKSATTIYNHLDKSKFNVFVIDVTNEGWFYKVGDKHVSPVDKNDFTIIVDGKKISFDCVFIGMHGTPGEDGKLQGYFDVLGLPYTSCSSATSAITFNKRYTVAVAAFAGINVAKSVHLFKHQPIDASAIKLKLPVFVKPNNGGSSIGMSKVSKQEDLAAAIEKAFNEDSQVLVEEMITGREFTIGVFKHKGEIVAMPMTEVKADADMEFFDFVAKYQGKSTEITPAEASDEVYQKVSDTAKKVYAVFNCAGVIRIDFIYNEERNEPFMLEINTIPGQSDASIVPQQVKAMGWNLDDFYAALIDQAMTDRQIR, encoded by the coding sequence ATGAATCAACCATTGAATATTGCCCTTGTTACGGGCGGGTATAGCGGCGAAGCAGTGATCTCTTACAAAAGCGCTACTACCATCTATAATCATCTCGATAAGTCGAAATTTAACGTGTTTGTAATTGATGTTACAAACGAAGGCTGGTTTTATAAAGTGGGAGATAAGCACGTTTCACCCGTAGATAAAAACGATTTTACGATTATCGTTGACGGTAAGAAAATCAGTTTCGATTGCGTCTTCATCGGCATGCATGGCACACCGGGTGAAGATGGAAAACTGCAAGGTTATTTTGATGTGCTAGGATTGCCATATACATCCTGCAGTTCGGCTACATCAGCCATTACATTCAATAAACGATACACAGTTGCGGTTGCTGCTTTTGCAGGGATCAATGTGGCCAAGAGTGTACATCTGTTCAAACATCAGCCAATTGATGCAAGTGCCATCAAATTGAAGCTACCTGTATTTGTAAAACCGAATAATGGCGGCAGCAGTATTGGTATGAGCAAAGTAAGCAAACAGGAAGATCTTGCGGCCGCAATTGAAAAAGCATTTAATGAAGATAGTCAGGTGTTGGTGGAAGAAATGATCACCGGCCGAGAATTCACTATTGGTGTGTTTAAACATAAGGGCGAAATAGTAGCAATGCCAATGACCGAAGTAAAGGCCGATGCCGATATGGAGTTCTTCGATTTTGTAGCAAAATACCAGGGTAAGAGTACAGAAATAACACCCGCTGAAGCAAGTGATGAGGTTTATCAAAAGGTGAGCGATACCGCAAAAAAGGTTTATGCGGTTTTTAACTGTGCGGGTGTAATCAGGATCGATTTTATCTACAATGAAGAGCGTAACGAACCGTTTATGCTTGAGATCAATACCATTCCCGGGCAAAGTGATGCGAGTATTGTGCCACAACAGGTGAAAGCGATGGGTTGGAATCTTGATGATTTTTATGCAGCTTTAATTGATCAGGCAATGACCGATCGCCAAATAAGATAG
- a CDS encoding YybH family protein has translation MKKLSFVAVLLVFLVSCRWEFNKTDKTENMVAAEQQLQEMVDTDKAFSAASEKSGMKKAFLEYIADDAVLLRPGFLPIVEGDVIKFLNAQEDTSFTMTWEPKGGDIASSGDMGYTYGVYKVATADTTLMGTYLNVWRKQDDGKWKFVIDTGNPGIDKEGIE, from the coding sequence ATGAAGAAGTTATCGTTTGTAGCAGTGTTGCTTGTGTTTTTGGTTTCATGCCGTTGGGAATTCAACAAAACAGATAAGACTGAAAATATGGTAGCTGCAGAGCAGCAACTGCAGGAAATGGTTGATACCGATAAAGCTTTTTCAGCCGCAAGCGAAAAAAGCGGAATGAAAAAGGCCTTTCTTGAATACATTGCTGATGATGCGGTATTGCTTCGCCCCGGTTTTTTACCAATTGTAGAAGGAGACGTTATTAAATTTTTAAATGCCCAGGAAGACACTTCCTTTACAATGACATGGGAACCTAAAGGTGGAGACATTGCATCTTCAGGTGATATGGGGTATACTTACGGTGTGTACAAGGTTGCAACAGCCGATACCACCTTAATGGGTACTTACTTAAATGTTTGGCGCAAGCAAGACGACGGCAAATGGAAATTTGTGATCGACACCGGCAACCCCGGCATTGACAAGGAAGGCATCGAATAA
- a CDS encoding PASTA domain-containing protein: MFQFVTNRSFFINLLIAILLGLAVVFVFFQLLDRITQHGKYVKVPEVKGKNIDEARTMLEQQGFQVEVQDSIYYDSLPRLSVVKQSPLPEELVKINRTVYLTVNRAQPPLVSMPNFVGQTFRSVLLQLNALGLKLGDTSQRPDFAVGSILEQTYNGNLIRQGTKIPMGSRISLVLGGGIKQTEVPVPVLLGLTFAEAKVLLESNDLLLGAVVVDGAVADSSAAFVIRQNPPVRDDEGRPIRIRGGQLIDLWISMDRTKIDSIQRPKPVVEQKTENEY, from the coding sequence GTGTTTCAATTCGTTACAAACCGTTCTTTTTTTATCAACCTGCTCATCGCCATTTTACTTGGCCTTGCAGTAGTGTTTGTGTTTTTTCAATTGCTTGATCGCATTACGCAACATGGTAAATATGTGAAAGTGCCTGAGGTTAAAGGAAAGAATATAGATGAAGCCCGTACAATGCTGGAGCAACAGGGTTTCCAGGTAGAGGTGCAGGATAGTATTTATTACGACAGTCTTCCCCGCTTGTCGGTGGTAAAACAATCGCCGCTTCCGGAAGAATTGGTAAAGATCAACCGGACCGTATATCTCACTGTTAACCGGGCCCAACCACCATTGGTTTCAATGCCCAATTTTGTAGGCCAGACATTCCGTAGTGTTTTACTGCAATTAAATGCGCTTGGATTAAAACTTGGAGATACTTCTCAACGACCTGATTTTGCTGTGGGCTCAATCCTTGAGCAAACGTATAATGGTAATCTTATACGACAGGGAACGAAGATCCCAATGGGCAGCCGCATCAGTCTTGTGTTAGGAGGGGGTATTAAACAAACGGAAGTGCCAGTTCCTGTGTTGCTGGGGCTTACCTTTGCGGAAGCAAAAGTATTACTGGAAAGTAATGATCTTTTGTTGGGTGCAGTTGTGGTTGATGGGGCAGTGGCAGACAGTTCAGCTGCATTTGTCATCAGACAAAACCCGCCAGTGCGTGATGATGAAGGCAGACCAATTCGCATCCGTGGCGGACAGTTAATTGATCTTTGGATCAGTATGGATCGTACAAAGATCGATAGCATTCAACGACCAAAACCTGTGGTTGAACAAAAAACAGAAAACGAATATTAA
- a CDS encoding AMP nucleosidase, translating into MKTKEDIVKNWLPRYTGKQLKEFGDYILLTNFSNYVNLFAEWNGVEVTGKDKPMQCATADGITIINFGMGSATAATVMDLLSAIQPKAVLFLGKCGGLKAKNKIGDLILPIAAIRGEGTSRDYFPPEVPALPSFALQKAVSTTIRDYDSDYWTGTVYTTNRRVWEHDEEFKAYLEKVRAMAIDMETATIFMVGFANHIPTGALLLVSDSPMTPEGVKTEESDKKVTTHFVENHIKIGIDSLKQLINNGNTVKHLRFEE; encoded by the coding sequence ATGAAAACAAAAGAAGACATTGTTAAGAACTGGCTACCCCGTTACACCGGCAAACAACTCAAAGAATTTGGTGATTACATCCTCCTTACCAACTTCAGCAATTATGTAAATCTGTTTGCAGAATGGAACGGTGTAGAAGTTACGGGCAAGGATAAACCGATGCAATGTGCCACTGCAGATGGCATCACGATCATTAACTTTGGAATGGGTAGCGCCACAGCAGCAACAGTGATGGATCTGTTATCAGCCATTCAACCAAAAGCTGTTTTGTTTCTTGGTAAATGTGGTGGTTTAAAAGCAAAAAATAAAATCGGTGATCTTATTCTCCCTATTGCAGCTATACGTGGCGAAGGTACAAGCCGTGACTATTTCCCACCGGAAGTGCCCGCATTACCATCGTTCGCATTGCAAAAAGCGGTATCAACCACCATTCGTGACTATGATAGTGACTACTGGACAGGAACAGTTTACACCACCAACCGACGAGTGTGGGAGCATGACGAAGAGTTCAAAGCTTATCTTGAGAAAGTGAGAGCCATGGCCATTGATATGGAAACAGCAACAATTTTTATGGTTGGCTTCGCTAATCATATTCCAACCGGTGCATTGTTACTTGTGAGCGACAGCCCGATGACACCAGAAGGTGTAAAGACAGAAGAGAGTGATAAAAAAGTAACGACACATTTTGTAGAAAATCATATCAAGATCGGCATTGATTCATTGAAACAACTCATCAATAATGGCAACACTGTTAAACATCTTCGTTTTGAAGAATGA
- a CDS encoding cytochrome ubiquinol oxidase subunit I, producing MDVEILSRIQFAFTIAFHYIYPPMSIGLGLILVIMEGMYLKTGRKIYEDATRFWIKIFALIFGIGVATGIIMEFEFGTNWATYSKYVGDIFGSALAAEGIFAFALESGFLGILIFGWNRVSSRVHFFSTIMVFLGSLFSAIWIVVANSWQQTPAGYHIVGEGMNARAEITDFWAMVFNPSSVDRLTHVWIGAFLSGAFLVLSVNAYYIIRKRHLEIARPSFKIALIVATACSLMQLVVGHRSADGVAKNQPAKLAAIEGHYDTLAKADMFLLGYVNNKTQEVSGLKIPGGLSFLLHGNFNEPVKGLNAFPESDRPKQINAIFQFYHMMVACGISMIALTLFAVWQWKRNRLFETKWLMWIFVFSVILPQIANQAGWFAAEMGRQPWVVYGLLRTSDALSKTVTANQVLFSLIMFTVVYMLLLVLFLYLLNKKIKHGPVSDHAKEDIEESSKRNNPIMKQ from the coding sequence ATGGATGTAGAGATTCTTTCCCGCATACAATTCGCTTTTACAATTGCCTTTCATTATATCTATCCCCCAATGAGTATAGGTTTGGGGTTGATCCTCGTGATCATGGAAGGGATGTATCTCAAAACCGGTCGCAAGATCTATGAAGACGCCACCCGTTTCTGGATAAAGATCTTTGCACTCATTTTTGGTATTGGTGTAGCAACTGGTATCATCATGGAATTTGAATTTGGTACAAACTGGGCAACGTATTCAAAATATGTGGGTGATATTTTCGGAAGTGCCCTTGCGGCTGAAGGCATTTTTGCTTTTGCACTTGAATCAGGTTTTTTGGGGATTCTCATCTTTGGTTGGAACAGGGTGAGTTCAAGAGTGCATTTCTTCTCCACCATTATGGTGTTTCTTGGTTCGTTGTTTTCTGCAATCTGGATCGTTGTTGCAAACTCCTGGCAGCAAACACCTGCAGGTTATCATATTGTAGGTGAGGGCATGAATGCACGGGCAGAGATCACCGATTTCTGGGCAATGGTATTTAATCCATCCAGTGTTGATCGTTTGACGCATGTGTGGATAGGTGCGTTTCTTTCAGGCGCTTTCTTAGTGTTGAGTGTAAATGCTTACTACATTATCCGCAAACGTCATCTTGAAATTGCACGGCCTTCTTTTAAAATTGCACTGATCGTTGCTACAGCCTGTTCCTTAATGCAATTAGTTGTAGGGCATCGAAGTGCAGATGGTGTAGCAAAAAATCAACCGGCTAAACTTGCAGCAATTGAAGGGCATTATGATACGTTGGCGAAAGCCGATATGTTTCTGTTGGGTTATGTAAATAACAAAACGCAAGAGGTGAGTGGATTGAAAATTCCGGGCGGACTTTCGTTTTTACTTCATGGAAATTTTAATGAACCTGTAAAAGGATTGAATGCATTTCCCGAAAGTGATCGTCCAAAACAGATCAATGCCATCTTTCAGTTCTATCATATGATGGTGGCATGTGGCATCAGCATGATAGCACTGACATTATTCGCCGTTTGGCAATGGAAGCGCAATCGTTTATTTGAAACAAAATGGTTGATGTGGATCTTTGTGTTCAGTGTAATATTACCTCAAATCGCAAACCAGGCGGGATGGTTTGCAGCAGAAATGGGAAGGCAACCATGGGTAGTGTATGGATTGCTTCGCACGTCTGATGCATTATCGAAAACAGTAACAGCTAACCAGGTTTTGTTTTCACTGATCATGTTTACAGTTGTGTACATGTTGCTTTTGGTTTTATTTCTGTATTTGCTAAACAAAAAAATAAAACATGGGCCGGTAAGTGATCATGCAAAAGAGGATATTGAAGAAAGCAGTAAACGTAACAACCCAATCATGAAACAATAA
- a CDS encoding type I restriction enzyme HsdR N-terminal domain-containing protein, with translation MIKVEFPAPTFRIREEDGKELIFDDLRKQWVRLTPEEWVRQNLIQYMLQVKQYPSAFIGIEKEIALGELKKRFDLLVFDRNHQPWMMIECKAMDVELTENVLEQIIRYNMSVPVNYLVISNGTYTYAWVKEKNRLNSITELPVFD, from the coding sequence ATGATTAAGGTTGAATTTCCTGCACCCACATTTCGTATAAGAGAAGAAGACGGGAAAGAACTGATCTTTGATGACTTGCGTAAGCAATGGGTGCGTTTGACTCCCGAAGAATGGGTGCGGCAAAATCTCATTCAATACATGTTGCAGGTAAAACAATACCCGTCGGCATTTATTGGTATTGAAAAAGAAATTGCTTTGGGTGAATTGAAGAAACGTTTTGATCTGTTGGTGTTTGATCGTAATCACCAACCCTGGATGATGATCGAATGCAAAGCGATGGATGTGGAGTTAACGGAAAATGTGTTGGAACAGATCATACGTTACAACATGTCGGTTCCTGTAAACTACCTGGTGATCAGCAACGGAACATATACTTATGCCTGGGTAAAAGAAAAAAACCGACTCAACAGTATAACTGAGTTGCCGGTTTTTGATTAG
- the cydB gene encoding cytochrome d ubiquinol oxidase subunit II — translation METFLGLDYNVWWFLVFGGVISGYAILDGFDLGAGALHLLLNKEQSRRIAMNAIGPVWDGNEVWLVIGGGALFAGFPVAYAAIFSAFYVPFMIFMVGLIFRAVAIEFRSKEPMLWWRKTWDIVYNIACIVIALSLGLMLGNVAYGIPLNADKEFAGNWMSFFHPFPIMVSITTLALFLMHGAIYLTMKTENRLYTKMHLLANNFTVFFVLSFVITTLYTLLYIPHLCDQFRQNPSLFLLPVLMILAIANIPRQIKKGLYRYAFLSSAVTIALLLIMVAVEIFPYLLYASNDIKNSITIHNAAASAKTMKILLIIALIGTPLVGLYTAFVFWTFKGKVKLDEMSY, via the coding sequence ATGGAAACATTTCTCGGATTAGATTACAACGTTTGGTGGTTCCTGGTATTTGGTGGCGTTATCAGTGGCTATGCAATTCTTGATGGGTTCGATCTTGGTGCAGGTGCACTGCATCTCTTACTCAATAAAGAACAGAGTCGTCGTATAGCTATGAATGCAATCGGTCCTGTGTGGGATGGCAACGAAGTGTGGCTGGTAATTGGTGGTGGTGCTTTGTTTGCCGGTTTCCCTGTGGCCTATGCTGCAATCTTTTCGGCATTTTATGTTCCTTTTATGATCTTCATGGTAGGCTTGATCTTTCGTGCAGTAGCAATCGAATTTCGAAGTAAAGAGCCGATGCTGTGGTGGCGCAAAACATGGGATATTGTTTATAACATCGCCTGCATTGTTATAGCACTTTCATTAGGATTGATGTTGGGTAACGTGGCGTATGGTATTCCGTTGAATGCAGACAAAGAGTTTGCAGGTAACTGGATGTCGTTCTTTCACCCGTTTCCAATTATGGTCTCCATCACAACCTTAGCACTTTTTCTCATGCATGGAGCCATATATCTTACTATGAAAACAGAGAACCGACTGTACACAAAAATGCATTTATTGGCGAATAACTTTACGGTGTTTTTTGTGTTGAGTTTTGTTATTACAACATTGTACACCTTGCTTTATATTCCGCACTTGTGTGATCAGTTCAGACAAAATCCAAGTTTGTTTTTATTACCGGTGCTGATGATCCTTGCTATTGCTAATATTCCCAGACAAATCAAGAAGGGGTTGTACCGATATGCTTTTCTGAGTTCAGCAGTAACGATAGCGTTATTACTGATCATGGTGGCAGTTGAAATATTTCCATACCTTCTTTATGCCAGTAACGATATTAAGAACAGCATCACCATTCACAATGCCGCAGCCTCTGCAAAAACAATGAAGATATTGCTCATTATTGCGCTCATTGGTACACCGTTAGTTGGCTTGTACACTGCATTTGTCTTCTGGACCTTTAAAGGAAAGGTGAAGCTGGATGAGATGAGTTACTAA
- a CDS encoding 4Fe-4S dicluster domain-containing protein, giving the protein MAIKITEECINCGACEPECPNNAIYEGGVEWAIADGTTVKGSYTLIDGSVVDAAAKNAPVSMDTYYITPNKCTECQGFHEEPQCASVCPVDCCVPDEMYVETVEDLMARKDRLHLA; this is encoded by the coding sequence ATGGCTATAAAAATTACAGAAGAATGCATTAATTGTGGTGCATGCGAACCGGAGTGTCCAAATAATGCAATTTATGAAGGTGGTGTAGAATGGGCGATAGCAGATGGAACAACCGTTAAAGGTTCTTATACCTTAATTGATGGCAGTGTGGTTGATGCCGCTGCTAAGAACGCACCGGTAAGTATGGATACATATTATATAACTCCAAACAAGTGTACGGAGTGCCAGGGTTTTCACGAAGAACCTCAGTGTGCTTCGGTTTGCCCGGTTGACTGCTGTGTGCCTGATGAAATGTATGTAGAAACAGTTGAAGACCTGATGGCAAGAAAGGATCGTTTACACTTGGCATAA
- a CDS encoding fibronectin type III domain-containing protein, whose protein sequence is MKSVKNIALLLATFLNLLYKSSLAQCSVSSERPPGTVTETNLSGSDFGWDDASDVLTSNNDYAYAGATLTLLNPSKYSNYMTLTNFSMSIPAAVTICGIVVQIDRKASGLSLGAVVRDYRVRLVKGGAITGNNNASGSGWAGSETTATYGSSSDLWGTTWTPADINSGNFGFALSAEISGLLGVFLSADIDNVRITVYYQHIVLPVTITGFQGTQKGNAIELTWETKAEHGIKKFIVERQSSHSSWETIHEIDAANTMNEKKTFRAYDLRPQTNNNYRLKLIDKSNNVSYSEISNVKLKKSSDDLIVDVNSSNKTILVFSSEPIVSCKIFRADGSLINLIKNSFNKNQLAIHVNSLPEGNFILHAETRRKRIARQINVGK, encoded by the coding sequence ATGAAAAGCGTAAAAAACATCGCCCTGCTACTTGCTACCTTTCTTAACCTTCTCTACAAAAGCAGCCTCGCACAGTGCAGTGTTTCTAGTGAGCGTCCGCCAGGAACCGTAACTGAAACCAATTTATCCGGAAGTGATTTTGGTTGGGACGATGCAAGTGATGTACTCACATCAAATAACGATTATGCTTACGCAGGAGCAACACTTACTTTACTAAACCCCAGTAAGTATTCAAATTATATGACATTGACCAATTTCAGCATGTCAATTCCTGCAGCAGTAACTATTTGTGGAATAGTTGTACAAATTGACCGAAAAGCAAGCGGGCTAAGTCTTGGTGCCGTGGTTAGAGATTATCGTGTGCGTCTTGTAAAGGGTGGCGCTATTACCGGCAACAATAACGCCAGCGGAAGCGGATGGGCGGGCAGTGAAACGACAGCCACTTATGGAAGCTCCTCAGATTTGTGGGGCACAACGTGGACTCCAGCTGATATCAACAGTGGAAATTTTGGCTTTGCTCTTTCAGCTGAAATCAGTGGTTTGCTTGGGGTATTTCTTTCTGCTGATATTGATAATGTTCGGATCACGGTTTACTATCAACATATTGTGTTACCGGTAACTATTACGGGATTTCAGGGCACTCAAAAAGGGAATGCCATTGAATTAACCTGGGAAACAAAAGCAGAACATGGTATAAAAAAATTCATTGTTGAACGGCAATCAAGTCATTCAAGCTGGGAAACAATTCACGAGATTGATGCCGCAAATACAATGAATGAGAAAAAAACATTCCGAGCATATGATCTTCGGCCACAGACAAACAATAATTACCGGCTAAAACTCATCGACAAAAGTAATAACGTTTCTTATTCTGAAATATCAAATGTAAAATTGAAAAAGTCATCTGATGATCTCATCGTTGATGTGAACAGCAGTAACAAAACTATTTTAGTGTTTTCAAGTGAGCCTATCGTTTCCTGTAAAATATTCAGGGCCGACGGCTCTCTTATTAACCTCATTAAAAACTCATTTAACAAAAATCAGTTAGCCATACATGTTAACAGTCTCCCGGAGGGCAATTTCATTTTGCATGCAGAAACGAGAAGGAAACGAATAGCAAGGCAAATCAATGTCGGGAAGTAA